In Fundidesulfovibrio putealis DSM 16056, a genomic segment contains:
- a CDS encoding type II toxin-antitoxin system HicB family antitoxin: MNALHHKHYSGVFAYEPDDDTFHGEVVGIRDVVHFSGRSIDELRASFQEAVDDYLATCAEIGKQPDKPYSGRFVVRVSPEVHRLAETAAKASGKSLNAFACEALETAARSVQTS; the protein is encoded by the coding sequence ATGAACGCTCTCCACCATAAACACTACTCTGGCGTCTTCGCCTACGAACCTGACGACGACACCTTCCACGGCGAGGTCGTCGGCATCCGGGATGTCGTCCATTTCTCCGGGCGCTCCATCGACGAACTGCGCGCCTCCTTCCAGGAGGCCGTGGACGACTACCTCGCCACCTGCGCCGAGATCGGCAAGCAGCCCGACAAGCCCTATTCGGGGCGGTTCGTGGTGCGCGTCTCGCCCGAGGTGCACCGTCTGGCCGAAACCGCCGCCAAGGCCAGCGGCAAGAGCCTGAACGCCTTTGCCTGCGAGGCTCTGGAGACCGCAGCCAGGAGCGTCCAGACCTCCTGA
- a CDS encoding type II toxin-antitoxin system HicA family toxin, with the protein MNSRNRKTLQALLTKPERGDIRWSDVEALLLAVGCRKLEGDGSRVRFVSEGKLVLRLHRPHPGPEVDKGAVKSIRRYLQEMGINQ; encoded by the coding sequence GTGAACAGCCGAAATCGGAAAACGCTGCAAGCCCTGCTTACCAAGCCGGAACGAGGGGACATCCGGTGGAGCGACGTCGAGGCATTGCTGCTTGCTGTGGGATGCCGCAAGCTGGAAGGTGACGGGTCACGCGTCCGGTTCGTGTCTGAGGGTAAGCTGGTTTTGAGGCTTCACAGGCCGCACCCGGGGCCGGAAGTGGACAAAGGCGCAGTCAAGTCTATCCGGCGTTATCTGCAGGAGATGGGGATAAATCAATGA